A genome region from Alphaproteobacteria bacterium 33-17 includes the following:
- a CDS encoding polyribonucleotide nucleotidyltransferase, translating into MFNIVEKTFEIGGKTVTLQTGKIARQADGAVMLTVGKTMILCTTTIDKKVKEDIDFLPLTVVYQEKAFAAGKIPGGFFKRETKPSEGEVLTSRVIDRSIRPLFPDNYHYDTQVVCTLLSHDPEVDPEIFALIGAAASVQISGAPFKGPIAASKVGYVNGEFLLNPNFDEILESQLDLIVSGTHDSVLMVESEASELSEATMLKAVKFAHDSFQVAISAINDLAKTVNKPLLQLPAEHDPELVTLLKNYCKERVISAFLEKAKQKRREMLDTLKTDTIEHFEPQGYDSALVAKLLKKLESEIVREWIVSDNRRIDGRRTDEIRQLEIETGILPMAHGSSLFTRGETQAIVATTLGTTQDEQILDGINPNETRAKFMLHYNFPSFSVGEVGPMRAPGRREIGHGKLAWRAVKPVMPEKAAFPYTVRVVSEITESNGSSSMATVCGASLALMDAGVPIAAPVAGIAMGLIMQDSKNYVILSDIMGDEDHLGDMDFKVAGTDRGITALQMDIKVCGITLEIMERAIAQAQKGRAHILYAMNNVLNTHRTSLSENAPTITKITVPKDKVRDIIGSGGKVIKEIVELSGAKIDIDDSGEVSIAVNNAKGRDIALTMIKSIISDLEVGSIYQGKVAKIVDFGAFITIGGKDALVHISEIVKGRRLDKVTEVLSEGQSVWVKVVGFDKGKFKLSMKAVDQETGQEIIEMA; encoded by the coding sequence GTGTTTAATATAGTTGAAAAAACATTTGAAATCGGTGGCAAAACCGTAACATTACAAACAGGTAAAATAGCAAGACAAGCAGACGGAGCAGTAATGCTTACCGTTGGTAAGACTATGATTCTTTGTACTACTACAATTGATAAAAAAGTTAAGGAAGATATCGACTTTTTACCGCTTACAGTAGTATATCAGGAAAAGGCATTCGCCGCAGGTAAAATTCCAGGCGGATTTTTTAAAAGAGAAACAAAACCTTCCGAAGGTGAGGTGTTAACATCTAGGGTAATTGACAGGTCAATCAGACCATTATTCCCGGATAATTATCATTACGATACACAAGTAGTATGTACGCTACTTTCGCATGACCCAGAAGTGGATCCTGAAATTTTTGCACTTATTGGTGCTGCTGCATCTGTACAAATTTCTGGCGCTCCATTTAAAGGTCCTATTGCAGCTTCAAAAGTTGGTTATGTAAACGGTGAGTTTTTATTAAATCCAAATTTTGATGAAATTTTAGAATCACAATTAGATTTGATTGTATCAGGTACACATGATTCAGTGTTAATGGTTGAGTCTGAAGCTTCTGAGCTTAGCGAAGCTACAATGCTTAAAGCGGTGAAATTTGCTCATGATTCATTCCAGGTTGCTATCAGTGCGATTAATGACCTTGCAAAAACTGTTAATAAGCCATTATTACAGCTTCCTGCGGAGCATGATCCTGAGCTTGTAACGCTTCTTAAAAATTACTGTAAAGAAAGAGTTATCTCTGCATTCTTAGAAAAAGCGAAACAAAAACGCCGTGAAATGCTTGATACGCTTAAAACAGACACTATTGAACATTTTGAACCACAAGGTTATGACTCAGCTTTAGTTGCTAAACTCCTTAAAAAGTTAGAAAGTGAAATCGTTAGAGAGTGGATTGTTTCTGATAACAGACGTATTGACGGTCGTAGAACAGACGAAATCAGACAGTTAGAGATTGAGACAGGAATTCTTCCTATGGCTCATGGTTCAAGCTTATTTACCAGAGGTGAAACTCAGGCAATCGTTGCTACAACACTTGGAACAACGCAAGATGAACAAATTCTTGATGGCATTAATCCTAATGAAACACGAGCTAAATTCATGCTTCATTATAACTTCCCTTCATTTTCTGTAGGTGAAGTGGGTCCTATGAGAGCGCCAGGCAGAAGAGAAATCGGTCACGGTAAGCTTGCATGGAGAGCAGTAAAACCAGTTATGCCTGAAAAAGCAGCATTCCCATACACAGTAAGGGTTGTATCTGAAATTACAGAATCAAACGGTTCTTCTTCAATGGCTACGGTTTGTGGTGCATCACTTGCTCTTATGGACGCAGGTGTGCCAATTGCAGCGCCAGTTGCAGGTATTGCAATGGGTCTCATTATGCAGGATTCCAAAAACTATGTAATCCTTTCTGATATTATGGGTGATGAAGATCATCTTGGTGATATGGATTTTAAAGTTGCCGGTACTGATAGAGGTATTACAGCACTTCAAATGGATATTAAAGTTTGCGGTATTACTCTTGAAATTATGGAAAGAGCAATCGCTCAGGCTCAAAAGGGTCGTGCGCATATTTTATACGCTATGAATAATGTGCTAAATACTCACAGAACATCTTTAAGCGAGAATGCTCCGACAATTACAAAAATCACCGTACCTAAAGATAAAGTTCGTGATATCATCGGTTCAGGTGGTAAGGTAATTAAAGAAATCGTTGAGCTTTCTGGTGCAAAAATCGACATCGATGATAGTGGTGAAGTTTCTATTGCTGTTAATAACGCTAAAGGCAGAGACATTGCTTTAACCATGATTAAGTCGATTATTAGTGATCTTGAAGTTGGTAGTATATATCAGGGTAAAGTTGCTAAAATCGTTGATTTTGGTGCATTTATTACAATTGGCGGCAAGGATGCATTAGTGCATATTAGCGAAATTGTAAAAGGCAGACGTTTAGATAAGGTGACTGAAGTTCTTTCTGAAGGTCAAAGCGTTTGGGTAAAAGTAGTTGGTTTCGATAAAGGTAAGTTTAAGCTTTCAATGAAAGCTGTTGATCAGGAAACAGGTCAGGAAATTATCGAAATGGCTTAA
- a CDS encoding UDP-3-O-[3-hydroxymyristoyl] N-acetylglucosamine deacetylase, translating into MTIFGQNQRTIQNKISCFGRGVHSGDPVHLSLVPAEENTGISFIRTDLKENNVIPANYLNVSDTKLCTTISNEFGTQISTVEHLMAALWGCGIDNVIIEVNNQEIPIMDGSSEPFVFLIECAGIKEQQAKRKFIAVKEEVEIHEGDAYIKISPAENFEVDIKINFPNSTVIGTQHHNVSSETLCFKTEVSRARTFGFAHEVAYLQKIGLAKGGSLENAIVVDGDTILNQDGLRFNNEFARHKLLDCIGDMYLAGCYIKGKVSGYCSGHKLNNMLLRRLFESNGAYEVNAGH; encoded by the coding sequence ATGACTATATTTGGACAGAATCAAAGAACTATACAAAACAAAATAAGCTGTTTTGGACGTGGCGTACATAGTGGCGACCCTGTACATTTATCTTTGGTTCCTGCTGAGGAAAATACAGGTATTAGTTTTATTAGAACTGATCTTAAAGAAAACAATGTTATTCCAGCTAACTATCTTAATGTTTCTGATACTAAGCTTTGCACAACAATTAGCAATGAGTTTGGTACTCAGATTTCTACTGTCGAGCATTTAATGGCTGCTCTTTGGGGATGTGGTATTGACAACGTGATTATTGAGGTTAATAATCAGGAAATCCCTATTATGGATGGGAGTTCAGAGCCGTTTGTATTCTTAATTGAATGCGCGGGAATCAAAGAACAGCAAGCTAAACGTAAGTTTATCGCTGTCAAAGAGGAGGTAGAAATCCATGAAGGCGACGCATATATTAAAATCTCTCCAGCAGAAAATTTCGAAGTGGATATCAAAATCAATTTTCCGAATTCTACTGTCATTGGTACTCAGCATCACAACGTATCTTCTGAAACGCTATGTTTCAAGACAGAAGTTAGTCGTGCGAGGACTTTTGGCTTTGCTCACGAAGTTGCCTATCTTCAGAAGATTGGATTGGCTAAAGGTGGCTCTCTCGAAAATGCAATAGTTGTTGATGGCGATACAATTTTAAACCAGGACGGTCTTAGATTTAACAATGAATTTGCCCGCCACAAGCTTTTAGACTGTATTGGGGATATGTACTTAGCAGGATGCTATATAAAAGGTAAAGTTAGTGGTTATTGCTCGGGTCATAAGCTTAATAATATGTTACTCAGAAGACTTTTTGAGTCCAATGGCGCTTACGAGGTTAATGCTGGTCATTAG
- a CDS encoding transcription termination/antitermination protein NusA, with translation MNNFANIEIIQIAESVARDKMIPKETVLQAMESAIQVASRKKYGMEHNIKVNIDPKNGSINIFKLQEVVEEVENPATEISLKYAKLKNPDITVGEFIQEQLPPIDLGRVAAQSAKQVIINKIFDAEREKQYQEFAKKMGEIAHGTVKRVDAKAVIVDLGGRAEAALPTNQMIKGELFRQNDRIRAYISEVKRETKGQQIILSRTHNEFLVKLFEQEVPEIYNKTIEIKGVAREAGSRSKISVYTSEDSLDPVGSCVGVRGSRVQAIITELNGEKIDIIKWSGDPATYVINALAPAEVQKVIIDEDNRRIDVVVPNEQLSLAIGRKGQNVRLASQLTGWGIDVLTDEQESKRRIEEFNSVTKVLIEALDVDEMIAQLLASEGFSSVQDLIDVDIDDLTSIQGFDQSVAEELKNRAITFKQQEQVREAKEWRELGVSPELAKIEGFNNKILIALGKNDVKSLNDLADLSRDELLEYCPDISLDDDQIDELILELRKKIYK, from the coding sequence ATGAATAACTTTGCTAATATTGAAATTATTCAAATTGCAGAATCAGTTGCAAGAGATAAAATGATTCCTAAAGAAACCGTACTTCAGGCTATGGAAAGCGCTATACAGGTAGCAAGCCGCAAAAAATATGGTATGGAACATAATATTAAAGTGAACATAGACCCTAAAAACGGCAGTATAAATATCTTTAAATTACAAGAAGTTGTGGAAGAAGTTGAAAACCCTGCTACAGAAATTAGCTTAAAATACGCTAAACTCAAAAACCCTGATATTACAGTTGGTGAGTTCATCCAGGAACAATTACCTCCAATCGATTTAGGTAGGGTTGCGGCTCAGTCTGCTAAACAAGTGATTATCAATAAAATCTTCGATGCAGAACGCGAAAAACAATATCAGGAATTTGCTAAGAAAATGGGTGAAATCGCTCATGGTACAGTTAAAAGAGTTGATGCTAAAGCTGTTATCGTTGACCTTGGTGGCAGAGCGGAAGCCGCACTTCCAACTAACCAAATGATTAAAGGCGAGCTTTTCAGACAAAACGACAGAATCAGAGCATATATCTCTGAAGTTAAAAGAGAAACTAAAGGTCAGCAAATTATTTTATCAAGAACACATAATGAGTTCTTAGTGAAATTATTTGAGCAGGAAGTACCTGAAATTTATAACAAAACAATTGAAATTAAAGGCGTTGCCCGTGAAGCTGGTTCTCGTTCTAAAATTTCTGTCTACACTTCAGAAGACTCACTGGATCCGGTTGGTTCATGCGTTGGTGTTAGAGGTTCTCGCGTTCAGGCTATTATCACTGAACTTAACGGGGAAAAAATCGACATTATTAAATGGTCAGGCGACCCTGCAACATATGTGATTAATGCACTTGCACCTGCTGAAGTACAAAAAGTAATTATCGATGAAGATAATAGACGTATCGACGTAGTTGTTCCTAATGAGCAGTTAAGCTTAGCAATCGGTAGAAAAGGTCAGAACGTAAGGCTTGCATCACAGCTTACAGGCTGGGGTATTGACGTACTAACAGACGAACAGGAATCTAAGAGAAGAATCGAAGAGTTCAATAGCGTAACTAAAGTACTTATTGAAGCACTTGACGTTGATGAAATGATCGCACAATTACTAGCTTCTGAAGGATTCTCAAGCGTTCAGGATCTTATCGATGTAGATATTGATGACCTTACATCTATCCAAGGATTTGACCAGTCAGTTGCAGAAGAACTTAAGAATCGTGCTATTACATTTAAGCAACAGGAACAAGTTCGTGAAGCTAAAGAATGGAGAGAACTTGGCGTTTCACCTGAACTTGCTAAAATCGAAGGCTTCAATAACAAAATCCTTATCGCTCTTGGTAAAAACGATGTTAAATCACTCAATGATTTAGCTGACCTTTCAAGGGATGAGTTATTAGAATACTGCCCTGATATTAGCTTAGATGATGATCAAATTGATGAGCTTATTCTTGAACTTAGGAAAAAAATCTATAAGTAA
- a CDS encoding phosphopyruvate hydratase — translation MSYIVDLKARQIFDSRGNPTVECDIILEDGVIARAAVPSGASVGSFEALELRDNDKYAYNGKGVTKAVDNINNVIAPKLLASNLCNQADIDNFLLELDGNEYKTTLGANATLAVSMAAARAGAYQSNLPLFQYLGGVNARKLPVPMMNIINGGAHADNGLFIQEFMIAPLASTYTENLKIANEVTGSLRSILKKDGYSTNVGDEGGFAPDFNTANQALDFLMQAIDEAGYNPGRDVLIALDAAATEFYHDGKYVMGDLSLSSEELVDFYKDLAANYPIFSIEDGMAEDDNEGWKMLTQALGKDIQLVGDDLFVTNAKILGEGIRNNIANAILIKPNQIGTVTETLNTIELAKINSYKTVISHRSGETEDSFIAHLAVAVNSGQIKTGALARSDRVAKYNELLRIEEILGRSAYIDTSVVRRK, via the coding sequence ATGAGTTATATTGTTGATCTGAAAGCGCGCCAAATATTTGATAGTAGAGGAAATCCAACCGTAGAATGTGATATTATTCTGGAAGATGGAGTAATTGCCAGAGCTGCAGTACCATCAGGTGCATCAGTTGGGTCATTTGAGGCTCTGGAGCTTAGAGACAATGATAAATATGCGTATAATGGTAAAGGGGTTACAAAGGCTGTTGATAATATAAATAATGTTATCGCACCTAAATTGTTAGCTTCAAATTTGTGCAATCAGGCTGATATTGATAACTTTTTGCTCGAACTTGATGGTAATGAATATAAAACAACACTTGGTGCAAATGCTACGCTTGCAGTTTCTATGGCTGCTGCAAGGGCTGGTGCATACCAAAGCAATTTACCGTTATTTCAGTACCTTGGTGGGGTGAATGCACGAAAACTACCAGTACCGATGATGAACATCATTAATGGTGGCGCGCATGCTGATAACGGGTTGTTTATTCAGGAATTTATGATTGCTCCGTTAGCTTCGACATATACAGAAAATCTTAAGATTGCCAACGAGGTTACTGGCTCTTTAAGAAGCATACTGAAGAAAGACGGATACTCAACAAATGTAGGCGATGAAGGTGGTTTTGCCCCTGATTTTAACACGGCTAATCAGGCACTTGACTTCTTAATGCAGGCAATTGATGAAGCGGGATATAACCCAGGTAGAGACGTTTTAATTGCCCTCGATGCTGCTGCAACTGAGTTTTACCACGATGGCAAATACGTAATGGGTGATTTAAGCTTGTCATCAGAAGAACTGGTTGATTTTTATAAAGATTTAGCAGCAAACTACCCAATTTTCTCGATTGAAGACGGTATGGCTGAAGATGATAATGAAGGCTGGAAAATGCTGACTCAGGCTTTAGGTAAGGATATACAGCTTGTTGGGGATGATTTATTTGTAACTAACGCTAAAATCCTGGGCGAAGGCATCAGAAACAACATTGCAAACGCAATTTTGATTAAGCCAAACCAAATTGGTACTGTCACTGAAACTCTAAATACAATTGAACTTGCCAAAATAAATTCATATAAAACAGTGATTTCCCACAGATCGGGTGAGACAGAAGACAGCTTTATTGCCCACTTAGCTGTAGCTGTAAACTCAGGTCAGATTAAAACAGGTGCGCTTGCAAGGTCTGACAGGGTAGCAAAATATAATGAACTACTACGTATTGAAGAGATTTTGGGCAGAAGCGCATACATTGATACATCTGTTGTCAGACGTAAATAA